Proteins encoded by one window of Vitis vinifera cultivar Pinot Noir 40024 chromosome 10, ASM3070453v1:
- the LOC100264967 gene encoding probable phospholipid-transporting ATPase 7, whose product MGELSGRKKGKLRWSKLYSFSCLRPSISDPSPVQKLFGQPGFSRVVFCNESQLHKIKPYKYPNNYISTTKYNFVTFLPKALFEQFRRVANLYFLLAAALSITSLAPFNPVSLIAPLVFVVGISMLKEAVEDWHRFLQDLNVNSRNVKAHTGNGTFINKQWQSLCVGDVIKVHKNEYFPSDLLLLSSSYEDGLCYVETMNLDGETNLKAKRCLEATLGLDEEPELKNFTATIRCEDPNPSLYTFVGNLEFDNKSYPLSPAQVLLRDSKLRNTDYIYGVVIFSGPDTKVVRNSTISPSKRSQIERKMDHVIYLLFSMLVLISLVTAMGCALVVKSDMVNWWYLRLQEGDPFFSPSKPFVSGFLQFIRALILYGYLIPISLYVSIELVKVLQATLINKDIEMYDEVTCKSVEARTSNLNEELGQVEMILSDKTGTLTCNQMEFRKCSIAGISYGGDVNEVDLAASKRINADMERYQFSFARSDSITESFEMLEFSVADISIQKAALGGKEDIDNLLTGNSRISHAGKESVIKGFNFKDDRLTGKSWIWTSNSYDMTMFFRVMALCHTGIPIEEDQTGKLKYEAESPEEVAFLIASQEFGFKFLRRTQSVMVLKELDPSSGFEVEREYKLLNLLEFSSSRKRMSVIVSNDDGQIFLLCKGADSIILDRLDDHGRSYQQATSSHLSDYAEDGLRTLVFAYRKLEVAEYENWNSIFTRAKTTVGPKRDELLESASEMIEKDLILLGAAAVEDKLQKGVPECIDKLAQAGLKFWLLTGDKKETAVNIGFACSLLGHNMRQFHLSLSKEVENSNQVQAMKDDILHQIESFSLAMSEERSKNAPFALIVDGKALEIALRSDVKNHFFCLAVNCISVICCRVSPKQKALITRSVKAYTGRITLAIGDGANDAVMASDFSLPQFHFLERLLLVHGHWCYKRISKMILYFVYKNILLGLTLFYYELYTAFSGEVLYDDWYMVLFNVMLTSLPVISLGVLEQDVSSEVCLQFPALYQQGQRNIHFSWVRIIGWILNGVVTSLVILTMNIRILSPTAFREEGDVADMAHLGAITYTCVIWTVNCQIALIISHFTWIQHVFIWGSILSWYILLLIYGALPPSYSNRAFHLLVEAIGPAPKYWMVTLLVVVVSLLPYIIHLVIQRTFYPMDDHVIQEMKHFRKDIMDNAMWLREQNNSKTTTHVGFSARVEAKISRLKQQLHHKKA is encoded by the exons ATGGGAGAGTTATCAGGGAGAAAGAAGGGTAAGTTGAGATGGAGCAAATTGTATTCCTTTTCATGCCTGCGACCCTCCATTTCTGATCCCTCGCCTGTTCAGAAGCTCTTTGGTCAGCCAGGATTTTCTCGTGTGGTTTTCTGCAATGAATCTCAACTACACAAGATCAAACCTTACAAATACCCCAACAACTATATATCAACGACCAAGTACAATTTTGTTACTTTTCTTCCCAAAGCTCTTTTTGAACAGTTCCGCAGAGTTGCAAATCTTTATTTTCTCTTGGCTGCCGCATTGTCGATCACTTCATTGGCCCCTTTCAATCCAGTAAGTTTGATTGCTCCCTTGGTGTTTGTGGTGGGGATTAGCATGCTCAAAGAGGCAGTGGAGGACTGGCATAGATTTTTGCAG GATTTGAATGTAAACTCTCGAAATGTAAAGGCTCATACTGGAAATGGTacatttataaataaacaatGGCAGTCACTCTGTGTAGGAGATGTCATCAAAGTTCATAAGAATGAATATTTTCCAAGTGATCTCCTTCTGTTATCTTCTAGCTATGAAGATGGTCTTTGTTACGTAGAGACCATGAACCTTGATGGAGAGACCAATTTGAAAGCTAAAAGATGCCTAGAAGCCACACTTGGCTTGGATGAGGAAccagaattaaaaaattttacagCTACAATTCGTTGTGAGGACCCAAATCCAAGCCTTTACACCTTTGTGGGGAATTTGGAGTTTGACAATAAGTCATATCCCTTGTCCCCAGCTCAGGTGCTGTTAAGAGACTCAAAACTTCGAAACACTGATTACATTTATGGAGTTGTTATCTTTAGCGGGCCGGATACAAAAGTAGTAAGAAACTCCACTATATCACCATCTAAACGTAGCCAGATTGAGAGAAAGATGGATCATGTCATTTACCTTCTTTTCTCAATGCTTGTTTTGATTTCATTGGTCACTGCAATGGGATGTGCATTGGTTGTGAAATCTGATATGGTTAATTGGTGGTACCTTCGTTTGCAAGAAGGAGATCCATTCTTCAGTCCATCAAAGCCCTTCGTATCGGGTTTCCTACAATTCATAAGGGCCCTCATTTTGTACGGCTACTTAATCCCCATTTCTCTCTATGTCTCCATTGAACTTGTCAAAGTTCTACAAGCTACGCTTATTAATAAGGATATAGAAATGTATGATGAAGTAACATGCAAGTCAGTTGAAGCCCGGACTTCAAATCTGAATGAGGAGCTGGGTCAGGTAGAAATGATTCTGTCTGATAAAACTGGGACTTTGACTTGCAACCAGATGGAATTTAGGAAGTGCTCTATTGCAGGGATTTCATATGGGGGTGATGTTAATGAAGTTGATCTTGCTGCATCTAAAAGAATAAATGCTGACATGGAGAGATATCAATTTAGTTTTGCTAGGTCTGATTCTATAACTGAAAGCTTTGAAATGTTGGAGTTCTCTGTTGCTGATATTAGCATACAAAAGGCAGCTCTAGGCGGCAAAGAGGACATTGACAATCTACTGACAGGAAATTCGAGAATTTCTCATGCAGGGAAAGAATCTGTTATCAAAGGTTTCAACTTCAAGGATGACCGGCTCACAGGAAAAAGTTGGATTTGGACATCCAACTCATATGACATGACTATGTTCTTCAGAGTCATGGCATTGTGTCACACGGGCATACCTATTGAAGAGGATCAAACTGGTAAGCTGAAGTATGAGGCGGAATCACCTGAAGAAGTGGCGTTTTTGATTGCTTCACAAGAGTTTGGATTCAAATTTTTGCGGAGAACCCAGTCTGTAATGGTCCTTAAGGAGCTTGACCCTTCCTCTGGTTTTGAGGTAGAGAG GGAGTACAAACTTTTAAATCTGCTAGAGTTCAGCAGTTCACGAAAGAGGATGTCTGTAATAGTTAGCAATGATGATGGTCAGATCTTTCTGCTTTGCAAAGGCGCTGACAG CATTATCTTGGATAGGCTTGACGATCATGGTAGGTCATATCAGCAGGCAACGAGTTCACACCTTTCCGATTATGCAGAAGATGGCTTGCGCACTCTGGTATTTGCTTATCGGAAACTTGAAGTGGCTGAGTATGAGAATTGGAACTCAATATTTACAAGAGCTAAGACCACTGTAGGTCCCAAAAGAGATGAGTTGCTAGAGAGTGCTTCTGAAATGATAGAAAAAGATTTGATTCTACTAGGGGCTGCGGCTGTTGAAGACAAGCTACAGAAAGGG GTTCCTGAGTGCATAGATAAACTTGCTCAAGCAGGCCTGAAGTTCTGGTTGCTCACAGGTGACAAGAAGGAGACTGCAGTAAATATCGG ATTTGCTTGTAGTTTACTTGGACACAATATGAGACAATTTCATTTGAGTTTGAGCAAAGAAGTTGAAAACAGCAACCAAGTGCAG GCTATGAAAGATGACATTTTGCATCAAATTGAAAGCTTTTCCCTGGCGATGAGTGAAGAAAGAAGCAAGAATGCACCCTTTGCTCTGATTGTAGATGGGAAAGCTCTTGAAATAGCTTTGAGAAGTGATGTGAAGAACCATTTCTTCTGCTTGGCTGTTAATTGCATCTCTGTTATATGCTGCCGAGTGTCTCCAAAACAGAAAGCTTTG ATTACAAGGTCAGTGAAGGCATACACTGGCAGGATAACCTTAGCAATCGGAGATGGAGCGAATGAT GCAGTCATGGCCAGTGATTTTTCATTGCCTCAATTTCATTTCTTGGAGCGCTTACTTCTAGTTCATGGGCATTGGTGTTACAAGAGGATCTCCAAGATG ATTCTCTACTTTGTATACAAGAACATATTGTTGGGACTTACCCTATTCTACTACGAATTATACACAGCATTCTCTGGGGAGGTCCTATACGATGACTGGTATATGGTACTGTTCAATGTTATGTTGACATCCTTGCCGGTTATATCATTGGGAGTCCTTGAGCAGGATGTTTCATCAGAAGTATGCCTGCAG TTTCCAGCTCTCTATCAACAAGGACAAAGGAATATTCACTTCAGTTGGGTACGCATAATTGGCTGGATTTTGAACGGTGTAGTGACTTCACTGGTCATCTTAACCATGAACATAAGAATACTGTCTCCCACTGCATTCCGCGAGGAGGGAGACGTGGCAGACATGGCACACCTTGGTGCCATCACATACACATGCGTTATTTGGACTGTCAACTGCCAGATCGCCCTTATCATCAGCCATTTCACTTGGATCCAACATGTTTTCATCTGGGGTAGCATCCTGTCCTGGTACATCTTGTTGCTGATCTATGGTGCTCTCCCTCCCTCGTATTCAAACCGAGCATTTCACCTATTGGTGGAAGCTATTGGGCCTGCGCCGAAGTACTGGATGGTCACATTGCTTGTAGTAGTTGTTTCTCTTCTTCCATACATCATACACCTTGTCATTCAGCGAACATTCTACCCCATGGACGATCATGTAATCCAAGAAATGAAGCATTTCCGGAAAGATATCATGGACAATGCTATGTGGTTGAGGGAACAAAACAACTCCAAGACAACCACCCATGTTGGATTTTCTGCAAGAGTTGAAGCTAAGATCTCTCGTCTGAAACAACAGTTGCACCACAAGAAGGcatag